TTGTTCCTTCAGAAATGTAATTTCATTTGAAGGGCTCTCTTCCGTAACGTTTTGTTGCGCTTCATCCAATGTTGCATATACCACAACATCCTGAACAATCACACGATCAGTTACCTCGGGAGTGATCAGATCAAAAACCAATTGATACACACCTGGCTCTTTTGGTTGTAAAGTCGGTTTAAAAATACCAGGAGAATCCGGAGCTTCAACGGTTTGTCGAATTCCGTTTTTTCCCTTTATCAAACTCACCGTCACTTTTCCTTCTGTAACCGCTTGATGTTGATCCAGAATTGTAAAATGTGCTGCAAATCTGCTCGTTTCACCCACAACTAAAACCGGGAATTCCACAAACAACTCTGTTTTCTCAGTCCAGATCGTGACATCTTCTCTAGGAACCTCTTCAGAGCTTCCCATATGATTTCCTTCTGAATCATGAGCATGCCCATGATTTGAAGCAGATTGGCAGGATGTTACCATCACTGCCAATAATATCACCAAATATTTCATTTCAATTATTCATTAAATTAATGGTGATGATCTGCTTCGTTTCCATCATGGTCGTGGTCATGATCATGTGTATCTTCCATTAAAGAATCCTGACCTACCACAAACTCTTCTTGCGCGTGGTGTTCATGTGCATCGCCATGTTCATGTCCATGAGATTCTTCTCCATGTGCATGACCGTGCGCCTCTTCACCATGATCATGAGAATGTCCTCCGGCTTCATGTGAATGACCTTTCTCTTGATTTGGGGCACTACATGCGCCTAGTAAAAACATTGTGGATACGATAACTATATTTACGATTTTCATAATTTCTATTTTTTAAATTTTATTTAATTCTTGTTTTGAGTTAAACTCATAATTGATAATCTAAAAGACTTGCTTTTAGAACATGCATTTCCATTTCCATCTTGAGCATAGTATCCATGGCGTCTCGATAAAACTGTAATTCCATGAAATACTCCAAATAAGAGATCTGCCCCAGGTGATACGCCTCTAGCAACATACTTTCACTATTCAGATCAGAAAGAGTAGATACATATTCTGTGTATTTACTCTTCAGAACCTGATAGTTGTTATACTGCTTTTGGAATTCAGCATAATGACTTTGCGCTACTACTTGATTCAACGACTGACTATACTGATATGCAGATGCTGCGGATTTGACTTTATTTCTATTACTCCATAATGGGATGGATAAACCACCATAAATCCCCGAGTAATTTGAACCAGATACTCCTTGATAATTATACCCGGCAGTCAAATTCGGCAGTCCTTTATTTTTTGATAGTTTGTAATTCTGTAAAGCAACTTCTTCTTGCTGATTCAAACTTCTCAATTCAGGATCTCGATTTTGTTTTTCCACCCATAAAGAATCTACCGGATCTATTTCAATTTCGGTTTCATATGAGGATGGAGAAAACATTATTTCATTCCCACCATTCAACTGCTGTAATGTCAACAACACATTCTGCATTTTGGTTTCTAACTCAGTTACCCTGAATTGCTCTTGGATCCAGGAAATTTTAGCCTTATTTACATCCAATAAGCTGACTTCTTCACTGTTATACATTTCAGAAATATGATTAAAAACCTGTTGAGCCTGTTGGACTCTTTTTTCTTCAACCTCTTTCTTCTTCTGTAGATAAACCAATTGCAAACAATATTGCTTTGCCGGGAGCAATACCGATTTTCTCTTTTCGGCATACTCCAGTTCTAACTGAGTATACTGTTTATCTATCAGTTTACTCCTTACCGAATAAACTGTTGGAAATTCAAATGACTGGGTAATCTGAAACTCTGAATAATCTCCGGTTTGATGTTCCCCCCAAGGTAAATAATACACCCCAACTTGAGGGTCCGGCAAATTATTTTGTGTTTTTAAAGCCAACTTCCGACTTTCAATCCAGGAAGCATATGCTTTGATTTCATTGTTGTTTTGTTCTATTTCCTGTAAAATCCGATTGATCTCATTGGTTTGTCCCCAAACAGATACTACAGAGATATACAGGAATAAAACAGTTCCTATATTTTTTAACATTTAAAATTATTTTAGGTTAAACGGACGGATGTCCATCAATACATTAGTTGTACCTATTGCATTAACCTAAAGAAGGAGGGCCTCGAAATGAAAATCCACTGACTAGCGGGTCGGAATATATTTGATACGGTTGATCTTTAATAGGAACCTTATCCCTAACAGTCCCAATATGTATGATTTGCTTCTGATCTACATCAAAAAAAGTCCCGGTTACAATTTGTAAAGAGTAACTTCTCTTAGTATACTCAGACGCTTCGTGCACATGATACACATGTGAATGATCTCCAAAAAATAAAGACCAAAGCAAACCATCTGAATCTTCTTCTGAATGATCAGAATCCTGATGGTGAGAATGTGTTCCTAAATGATCGTGATCATGTCTACCATCATGGTGATGATGAGATTCAGCTACCGGGTGTTCATGATGTGAATGATGCACATGAGGCACCACATTATGCAACATCAAAATACTAATGATGCCTAATAAAAAAATGGCTTTTAGTTGTTGCAACTGCTTCATGAGCTAACAAAATTATTCATTATCACTCAACTAACAATAAAAATATTATATGCAAATTCACTTATTTGACAATAAGTTTAAACTTATTTTGACCTTATTCATTATTTTTCGGACATCGAATCAATCATTATTCAAAATTTATTAAAACTATACTTATGATCATTTACGGAACCAAGCCTGTAAATCTATTGTCTAAAAACTCTAAAAATACTACGTGCCCCAACTGTCAAACCGAAGGCTCTATTACTTATCACATCTATCGTAAACATGCCCACATTTTTTGGATCCCATTATTCCCTCTCGGAAAAAAAGGATATTCGGAATGTTCTCATTGTAAAAATGTTTTAGAGCCAAAAGAAATGCCCCGAAACATGCAAATGGAATTGGATATTGTAAAAAATGAAGCACGTGGTCCAATCTGGCAATTCGCTGGTTTAGGAATTATCGCCATACTATTCGTTTGGGGTGGTTTTGCCAGCAAACAGGATAAAAAAATGGAACTTCAATACCTTGCCGCTCCAGCCGTAAATGACGTATATGAATACAAAGCTGAACCGGGAAGTTATAGCACCATGAAAGTTGTTGAAGTAACAAGCGATAGTGTTTTTGTTGCTCCAAACATGTATGAAATCTCTAAAATGAGTAAGATTTATAAAATTGATAAATCGGAAAATTATTCTGAAGATGTATATGGTATATCGAAAATTGATTTGAATAAAATGTATTCGGATGGAAAAATTTTCGATATCAATAGAGACTAAGAATTTTCTTGTTTTGAAACAAAGTCATCTACTTACCGGGTGACTTTGTTTCTTATCACATCAACCCATCAAATACTTTTTCGTCATTTAAAACGTTATTGATCAGATCAATTCACCCATTAAAGAACATTCTATATGACATTTTCACCAACTATCTATTGCAACGACTTTGCGCGTAATGTTCTTCCAATCCAATCTTTATTTTATTTCCTCTCAATATGAAAACCTGCCCACAATGTCGCCAAAACGTTTCCTACAAGAAATCTTTTACTCCGGATAATGCCATTAATATTCGAAAGCGTTCGCAAAAAGAACTATATATCTTCAAAGGTTGGTGTCCCAACTGCCAGATAGAACTCAGAAAAAAGGTAGAAGGTAATAAGGAAAGCAAATGGTATATCCACAAACTGGATAATCTCAAAGATTTGCCTCCTCCTATTTCAGATTCCGAACTTCATGAAATTGAACGCAAGCTATATCGTCATATCGAAAACCGGTATAAATGGAAGACCTTCCTGTCATATCGCAAGCCGAATGATACCATCCATAGATTTAAACATCTCAATGGCTCACAAAAAAACATTGCAATTGTTCGAAAAGACATGATAATTGCCGAATTTTCAGCTTTTATTGAGTTATAGATGAGTGATGTCCATATTGATGAAAGCATTTTTATCTGGATCTTTTTAACGGTATCCATTTTCTTTTATGCCTTTCATTTCGGTCAACTCCTACTTATTAATTTCTTCGAAAAACAAATCCGCACTTACCTCAGAATCCCTACAACAGGTACTTTTAATCAGATAACAGGCCCCATTTTAAGTAGTGTCATATTCTTTTATTTGATGGAAATGATCCTATTCTCAACAATCTCATCAACCAATGTATTTTTCTTCTTTCTAGAATTTTATAGCCCTTTTCATTTTGGATACATCTTCTTTATACTTGGCATGAGTTTTTTAAGTCTTTCAAGATTTTCTATCGATTCGAAAAAAACATACGAACAAAAGCTCACCAGAAGACAGTATTTGAAACGTGTCTTTGTATTATCCTCCATCACCTATGGTTTATTGATCATACAAAAGACTACTCATCTTTTTCCTAAACATTTCTGGGCAGTGTATATTATCGTACAAACTTTGGTTCTTTATTTAATATTCAATTGGAATAATCGCTCAACATATGGTCATTAAATCTTTAGAGCACATCTCATTTGACTCCATTATTACATGCTTTTTTAAAGCATTCGAAAATTACTTTGTTCCTCTACCAAACAACAAAGATCTGTTTAAAGCCAGATGGGAAAATGCGGGAGTGAATTTTAAATATTCTTACGGAATGTTTGATGGTGATCAACTTATAGCTTTTATTATTCATGCCATAGATTATAGAAAAGGACACAAAACCGCATTTAATACCGGGACCGGAGTTTTACCAGGTTACAGAGGACAACGAATCGTTCAAAAGTTATATGATGCCGCCATCCCAGAGTTAAAAAAACACGATATTACCCGTTGTACTCTTGAGGTCATTACTCAAAATAACAATGCCATTAAAGCGTATAAACGTATCGGTTTTAAAATCACGAAAGAATACCATTGTTATAACGGTTCCATCGCTCACATTGAACCGAATTCAAATACTCAAATAAAACAAGTCACTTCATCGGAAATCGATTGGGAATCCTTACCTCGACAAGAGGTTTATTCCTGGGATCATCAAAAAGAAACCTTGAAAAAATCTGATTTCACTTTGTTTAAAGTTTTTTATGATGACCAATGGGAATCATATTTCATTATGGATACCTCAAGAGGCTACATAGCTCAGTTTGACGTTTTGGTTCATTCAAACAATGTGTGGGACAGACTGTTCCAGAGTATTCGCAAGTTAGCTCATAACATCAAAGTTAATAATGTGGATTCTAAAATTGAAGCAAAAATTGCGACTTTGAAAAGAGTCCATCTACCACATATCATAGATCAGTATGAAATGGAACTTTTTATATGATTAATATTGTTCATCGTTATCATATTTAATCTATGCGTTCTATTTCTGATTTATTAAACGATCCTTCCGATCATACGGCCTTGCTTTTTGATGCTTTTAAGGAACATATCAAAATTAAAGTCGTTCCTAAAGGTACTATCCTGCAATATCAGGGAGACCAAAGTGGCACAGGTTACTATGTCAAAAAGGGACTTCTCAAAAGTTATATTATAGACGAAAAAGGAAAGGAACACATATTTATGTTCGCTCCTGAAAAGTGGATTATTTCAGATATCGAATCTCAGATTTTTGATATCCCTTCAGAACTTTTTATTGAGACCCTTGAAGATTCTGAAATCTATGTCCTGAAAAAAGAACTTCTAAATCAATCGTTATTGCCAGACCATTTGGTAAAAAGTGAAGTCATTCGACTTCTGAAAAGAATTTCTGTTTTGCAAAAAAGAGTCATCATGCTAATGAGTGCTCCTGCAATAAAACGCTTTGAGCATTTTATGGAAACTTATCCGGATATCATTCATCGGGTTCCTCAAAAAATGATTGCTTCGTATCTGGGCATCACACCAGAAGCTTTAAGCAAAATTAAAAGTGATCAATTCAAAAAGCCTTAAGTCATTTCTTAATCTACATTAATGCATAG
This genomic interval from bacterium SCSIO 12643 contains the following:
- a CDS encoding TolC family protein, whose amino-acid sequence is MLKNIGTVLFLYISVVSVWGQTNEINRILQEIEQNNNEIKAYASWIESRKLALKTQNNLPDPQVGVYYLPWGEHQTGDYSEFQITQSFEFPTVYSVRSKLIDKQYTQLELEYAEKRKSVLLPAKQYCLQLVYLQKKKEVEEKRVQQAQQVFNHISEMYNSEEVSLLDVNKAKISWIQEQFRVTELETKMQNVLLTLQQLNGGNEIMFSPSSYETEIEIDPVDSLWVEKQNRDPELRSLNQQEEVALQNYKLSKNKGLPNLTAGYNYQGVSGSNYSGIYGGLSIPLWSNRNKVKSAASAYQYSQSLNQVVAQSHYAEFQKQYNNYQVLKSKYTEYVSTLSDLNSESMLLEAYHLGQISYLEYFMELQFYRDAMDTMLKMEMEMHVLKASLLDYQL
- a CDS encoding GNAT family N-acetyltransferase, yielding MVIKSLEHISFDSIITCFFKAFENYFVPLPNNKDLFKARWENAGVNFKYSYGMFDGDQLIAFIIHAIDYRKGHKTAFNTGTGVLPGYRGQRIVQKLYDAAIPELKKHDITRCTLEVITQNNNAIKAYKRIGFKITKEYHCYNGSIAHIEPNSNTQIKQVTSSEIDWESLPRQEVYSWDHQKETLKKSDFTLFKVFYDDQWESYFIMDTSRGYIAQFDVLVHSNNVWDRLFQSIRKLAHNIKVNNVDSKIEAKIATLKRVHLPHIIDQYEMELFI
- a CDS encoding zinc-ribbon domain-containing protein — protein: MIIYGTKPVNLLSKNSKNTTCPNCQTEGSITYHIYRKHAHIFWIPLFPLGKKGYSECSHCKNVLEPKEMPRNMQMELDIVKNEARGPIWQFAGLGIIAILFVWGGFASKQDKKMELQYLAAPAVNDVYEYKAEPGSYSTMKVVEVTSDSVFVAPNMYEISKMSKIYKIDKSENYSEDVYGISKIDLNKMYSDGKIFDINRD
- a CDS encoding Crp/Fnr family transcriptional regulator; this translates as MRSISDLLNDPSDHTALLFDAFKEHIKIKVVPKGTILQYQGDQSGTGYYVKKGLLKSYIIDEKGKEHIFMFAPEKWIISDIESQIFDIPSELFIETLEDSEIYVLKKELLNQSLLPDHLVKSEVIRLLKRISVLQKRVIMLMSAPAIKRFEHFMETYPDIIHRVPQKMIASYLGITPEALSKIKSDQFKKP